A window of the Miscanthus floridulus cultivar M001 chromosome 14, ASM1932011v1, whole genome shotgun sequence genome harbors these coding sequences:
- the LOC136504783 gene encoding uncharacterized protein isoform X2 — protein sequence MPEAEWNDERTRLVCELFEEQVRAGNRPNTHLNNIGYRQVAAKFQQRTQLLYTKLQLKNKWDKFKNDYITWKKLLVVGKGLPWDTAKGTFDVADEEWWKKINKELPGARKFRHGGLLHEDKLKVMFDYITSNGVDPSPPAPESPKNGVDHSPPAATGLPSAPDCPLNGAEHSPVTAHGLPSGPDSHMNGTDHLPLATHDLPHVQEIPVNGVNLDGSDNNTEDNLDTHQEPVFQYPSNRKKIPIRFSAAKKKKKNKSETALLMQAHLYRLAELAQKAQHTFEKFSSQADSVPWPSIQDVMTLVRECGARCGSNEHFIATELFVSREQREMFLTMETAEERFQWLRRKYIVKYLSVVCRRRMGRHRLMQRDS from the exons ATGCCAGAAGCCGAGTGGAACGACGAACGCACTAGGCTTGTCTGTGAACTCTTTGAAGAACAAGTTCGGGCTGGGAACAGGCCAAACACGCATCTGAACAACATTGGTTACCGCCAAGTTGCGGCTAAGTTTCAGCAGAGGACACAGCTTCTCTATACAAAATTGCAGCTTAAGAACAAATGGGACAAGTTTAAGAATGACTACATCACTTGGAAGAAGTTGCTTGTAGTGGGGAAGGGTTTGCCCTGGGACACAGCAAAGGGGACATTTGATGTTGCGGACGAAGAATGGTGGAAGAAGATCAATAAG GAGCTGCCGGGTGCAAGGAAATTTCGACATGGTGGTCTACTACATGAGGATAAGTTGAAAGTAATGTTCGATTACATCACCAGTAATGGTGTGGATCCTTCACCACCTGCTCCAGAAAGCCCGAAGAATGGGGTGGATCATTCGCCACCGGCCGCAACTGGTTTGCCATCTGCTCCAGACTGCCCCCTCAATGGAGCGGAGCATTCGCCAGTGACTGCACATGGGTTGCCATCTGGTCCAGACAGCCACATGAATGGCACAGATCATTTGCCACTGGCCACACATGATTTGCCACATGTTCAAGAAATCCCCGTGAATGGTGTGAACCTCGATGGATCAGACAACAACACTGAAGATAATCTTGACACTCATCAAGAGCCTGTGTTTCAGTATCCATCAAACAGGAAGAAGATACCGATTCGTTTCAGTGctgcaaagaagaagaagaaaaacaagtccGAAACTGCTCTGCTCATGCAAGCTCATTTGTACCGCTTAGCTGAGCTGGCTCAGAAAGCACAGCACACTTTCGAAAAGTTCAGCTCCCAAGCTGACTCGGTGCCATGGCCTAGCATCCAGGATGTTATGACACTGGTCCGGGAGTGCGGAGCACGGTGTGGGAGCAATGAGCATTTCATCGCAACTGAACTGTTTGTCAGTAGAGAACAGAGGGAGATGTTCCTGACCATGGAAACGGCCGAGGAACGGTTCCAGTGGCTTAGAAGAAAGTACATCGTCAAGTATTTGTCAG TAGTTTGTCGGCGCCGGATGGGGAGGCATCGTCTTATGCAACGGGATAGTTAA
- the LOC136504785 gene encoding uncharacterized protein ycf45-like, with translation MDTCLFSLSSTPRLPPAHPLLRRRRRGRAWPGIARCAAEAGGGWGGIVEDDLSELLQILPRDLRDNLQNEPRKDQLLEVILDLGRRPEARFLGDSGGQYLRDSEISQKELEDAQKAVGEFGGDNRAGIEGTLHRISAIRSRKGMVVGLTCRVGRAVTGHVDMVRDLLNYKESILFLGRPGVGKTTVMREIGRVLADEFQKRVVIVDTSNEIGGDGDVPHSAIGGARRMQVPEPSMQHRVMIEAVENHMPEVVIVDEIGTEAEAQACRSIAERGVMLIGTAHGERLANIIKNPTLSDLIGGVETVTLGDDEARARRSRKSILERKAPPTFPFLIEMRERHYWVTHRTERSVDMLLHGKKPLVEVRRRDNEFQVVTERWATYDGDGL, from the exons ATGGACACGTGCCTCTTCTCGCTTTCCTCAACCCCGAGGCTCCCTCCGGCGCATCCTCTGCTCAGGCGGCGGCGCAGGGGCAGGGCGTGGCCCGGCATCGCTCGCTGCGCCGCTGAGGCTGGCGGCGGATGGGGAGGCATCGTCGAGGACGACCTTTCTGAGCTCCTGCAG ATTCTTCCGAGAGACTTGCGAGATAATCTGCAGAATGAACCTAGAAAGGACCAACTGCTGGAG GTCATTCTGGATTTGGGGAGACGACCAGAGGCACGTTTCCTTGGTGACTCTGGTGGCCAATATCTACGGGACAGTGAG ATCTCACAGAAAGAGTTGGAGGATGCTCAGAAGGCTGTAGGAGAGTTTGGAGGTGACAACCGTGCAGGAATTGAAGGTACTTTACATAGGATATCTGCTATAAGGAGCAGGAAAGGAATGGTTGTTGGTTTGACCTGTCGAGTTGGCCGAGCTGTTACCGGGCATGTTGACATGGTCCGTGATCTCCTAAATTACAAAGAAAGTATTCTATTTTTGGGAAG GCCTGGGGTAGGCAAGACTACTGTTATGCGTGAGATTGGACGTGTTTTAGCAGATGAATTTCAGAAAAGAGTG GTAATTGTGGACACAAGTAATGAGATTGGTGGGGATGGGGATGTTCCTCATTCTGCGATTGGTGGAGCAAGAAGAATGCAAGTACCTGAACCATCAATGCAACATAGGGTGATGATTGAAGCAGTTGAAAACCATATGCCTGAGGTTGTTATTGTAGATGAGATCGGAACTGAAGCAGAAGCACAAGCTTGTCGATCAATTGCAGAAAGGGGTGTTATGCTTATTGGCACTGCCCATGGAGAACGACTTGCAAACATCATTAAGAACCCAACCTTATCTGACTTG ATTGGTGGTGTAGAAACTGTTACTCTTGGAGACGATGAGGCTCGTGCTCGACGAAGTCGGAAAAGTATTCTAGAGAGGAAAGCTCCTCCAACATTCCCTTTCCTTATCGAGATGAGGGAGCGACATTACTGGGTAACACATCGG ACAGAAAGGAGCGTGGATATGCTACTGCATGGCAAGAAGCCACTGGTTGAG GTCAGGAGAAGGGATAATGAGTTTCAGGTTGTAACTGAAAGATGGGCAACATATGATGGCGATGGACTCTGA
- the LOC136504783 gene encoding uncharacterized protein isoform X1, with the protein MPEAEWNDERTRLVCELFEEQVRAGNRPNTHLNNIGYRQVAAKFQQRTQLLYTKLQLKNKWDKFKNDYITWKKLLVVGKGLPWDTAKGTFDVADEEWWKKINKELPGARKFRHGGLLHEDKLKVMFDYITSNGVDPSPPAPESPKNGVDHSPPAATGLPSAPDCPLNGAEHSPVTAHGLPSGPDSHMNGTDHLPLATHDLPHVQEIPVNGVNLDGSDNNTEDNLDTHQEPVFQYPSNRKKIPIRFSAAKKKKKNKSETALLMQAHLYRLAELAQKAQHTFEKFSSQADSVPWPSIQDVMTLVRECGARCGSNEHFIATELFVSREQREMFLTMETAEERFQWLRRKYIVKYLSAILWFHLFLCSNYLSDARRVR; encoded by the exons ATGCCAGAAGCCGAGTGGAACGACGAACGCACTAGGCTTGTCTGTGAACTCTTTGAAGAACAAGTTCGGGCTGGGAACAGGCCAAACACGCATCTGAACAACATTGGTTACCGCCAAGTTGCGGCTAAGTTTCAGCAGAGGACACAGCTTCTCTATACAAAATTGCAGCTTAAGAACAAATGGGACAAGTTTAAGAATGACTACATCACTTGGAAGAAGTTGCTTGTAGTGGGGAAGGGTTTGCCCTGGGACACAGCAAAGGGGACATTTGATGTTGCGGACGAAGAATGGTGGAAGAAGATCAATAAG GAGCTGCCGGGTGCAAGGAAATTTCGACATGGTGGTCTACTACATGAGGATAAGTTGAAAGTAATGTTCGATTACATCACCAGTAATGGTGTGGATCCTTCACCACCTGCTCCAGAAAGCCCGAAGAATGGGGTGGATCATTCGCCACCGGCCGCAACTGGTTTGCCATCTGCTCCAGACTGCCCCCTCAATGGAGCGGAGCATTCGCCAGTGACTGCACATGGGTTGCCATCTGGTCCAGACAGCCACATGAATGGCACAGATCATTTGCCACTGGCCACACATGATTTGCCACATGTTCAAGAAATCCCCGTGAATGGTGTGAACCTCGATGGATCAGACAACAACACTGAAGATAATCTTGACACTCATCAAGAGCCTGTGTTTCAGTATCCATCAAACAGGAAGAAGATACCGATTCGTTTCAGTGctgcaaagaagaagaagaaaaacaagtccGAAACTGCTCTGCTCATGCAAGCTCATTTGTACCGCTTAGCTGAGCTGGCTCAGAAAGCACAGCACACTTTCGAAAAGTTCAGCTCCCAAGCTGACTCGGTGCCATGGCCTAGCATCCAGGATGTTATGACACTGGTCCGGGAGTGCGGAGCACGGTGTGGGAGCAATGAGCATTTCATCGCAACTGAACTGTTTGTCAGTAGAGAACAGAGGGAGATGTTCCTGACCATGGAAACGGCCGAGGAACGGTTCCAGTGGCTTAGAAGAAAGTACATCGTCAAGTATTTGTCAG CTATCCTCTGGTTTCACCTGTTCCTGTGTAGCAATTATCTTTCGGACGCAAGGAGGGTGAGATAA
- the LOC136504783 gene encoding uncharacterized protein isoform X3, whose translation MPEAEWNDERTRLVCELFEEQVRAGNRPNTHLNNIGYRQVAAKFQQRTQLLYTKLQLKNKWDKFKNDYITWKKLLVVGKGLPWDTAKGTFDVADEEWWKKINKELPGARKFRHGGLLHEDKLKVMFDYITSNGVDPSPPAPESPKNGVDHSPPAATGLPSAPDCPLNGAEHSPVTAHGLPSGPDSHMNGTDHLPLATHDLPHVQEIPVNGVNLDGSDNNTEDNLDTHQEPVFQYPSNRKKIPIRFSAAKKKKKNKSETALLMQAHLYRLAELAQKAQHTFEKFSSQADSVPWPSIQDVMTLVRECGARCGSNEHFIATELFVSREQREMFLTMETAEERFQWLRRKYIVKYLSVCRRRMGRHRLMQRDS comes from the exons ATGCCAGAAGCCGAGTGGAACGACGAACGCACTAGGCTTGTCTGTGAACTCTTTGAAGAACAAGTTCGGGCTGGGAACAGGCCAAACACGCATCTGAACAACATTGGTTACCGCCAAGTTGCGGCTAAGTTTCAGCAGAGGACACAGCTTCTCTATACAAAATTGCAGCTTAAGAACAAATGGGACAAGTTTAAGAATGACTACATCACTTGGAAGAAGTTGCTTGTAGTGGGGAAGGGTTTGCCCTGGGACACAGCAAAGGGGACATTTGATGTTGCGGACGAAGAATGGTGGAAGAAGATCAATAAG GAGCTGCCGGGTGCAAGGAAATTTCGACATGGTGGTCTACTACATGAGGATAAGTTGAAAGTAATGTTCGATTACATCACCAGTAATGGTGTGGATCCTTCACCACCTGCTCCAGAAAGCCCGAAGAATGGGGTGGATCATTCGCCACCGGCCGCAACTGGTTTGCCATCTGCTCCAGACTGCCCCCTCAATGGAGCGGAGCATTCGCCAGTGACTGCACATGGGTTGCCATCTGGTCCAGACAGCCACATGAATGGCACAGATCATTTGCCACTGGCCACACATGATTTGCCACATGTTCAAGAAATCCCCGTGAATGGTGTGAACCTCGATGGATCAGACAACAACACTGAAGATAATCTTGACACTCATCAAGAGCCTGTGTTTCAGTATCCATCAAACAGGAAGAAGATACCGATTCGTTTCAGTGctgcaaagaagaagaagaaaaacaagtccGAAACTGCTCTGCTCATGCAAGCTCATTTGTACCGCTTAGCTGAGCTGGCTCAGAAAGCACAGCACACTTTCGAAAAGTTCAGCTCCCAAGCTGACTCGGTGCCATGGCCTAGCATCCAGGATGTTATGACACTGGTCCGGGAGTGCGGAGCACGGTGTGGGAGCAATGAGCATTTCATCGCAACTGAACTGTTTGTCAGTAGAGAACAGAGGGAGATGTTCCTGACCATGGAAACGGCCGAGGAACGGTTCCAGTGGCTTAGAAGAAAGTACATCGTCAAGTATTTGTCAG TTTGTCGGCGCCGGATGGGGAGGCATCGTCTTATGCAACGGGATAGTTAA